The stretch of DNA ATATTTTACCCATGTAGAATTCAGCCTTACCTCGAATTTCTGTTTCACAAACACTGAACCAGGTCTCATAGCACTAATCTTAAATCGACTTGACTTGAACAGGTTAAGGTAATATTCTTTACTATACTTTATTCCAAGTAGCTATGAGGTAATATTGCGAATCCTCAGGAGTTATCCCTGTGACAGATTATTATATACCAGACCCACCTTGCTGCCCAGATGCTGACTTGACATGAATCATAGGCTTGGTTTGGATAGGTTCTTAGGGTAAAATGCATTGAAGTTACCCTTTTGCTTGGCTACCATTAATGTAGGCATACACTTAACAGTCCACTCATACTAGCATATATACTatcacataaaattatatatattatatatatatataatgtgtaaaattATGCTAATCTGTTTCATATAACTGGGGGCAACTCCAGAggacaaaaaaaatacattattaccaCCATATTCTTAATTTAGCTTGCTTAATCATGGTGAAGCCATGTGCAACAAACTTCCACATTATCTGCTTTGTAAACAAGCACTGAAGGCCCATCAGCAACTAGCCTAGTCTAGTCAAACATTGGTATTCAGTACCACACACACCCACTTATTTGcatttccattattttaaataaggATCTCAAGATATACCCTCAGCAGTTTTATGGCTTACCTTGTAATTGGTACTACCAACAGAAACCAAATATAGCAAAATACCTCACCAGGGTAGCCTGTGTTATTGACTTGGTTAGTCTCACCATTTAACTTTAGCAGTGCACCAAAGTTCCAGAATCGTGGATTGTACATCTTATGTATCTATAATGGTTTAATTTTTAGTACCCACTTGGGTACATTGCCAAGTTACTAGCACATAGTATACTGgtgagtatatttttatataagatacTTAGCCTCAATGGGTAGTGGTCTCTGAGGACAATTGGTAACATTTTGGACCTTATTGGGATAATAAggaccttcctttccaataccctTTCCACTCCCAGTCCGCAGTATTGCAGTCTTACATGTTTTACACGTTTTATCAACTTACATACATTATGGATAGCCCGTGCAGTACTTTGTGGCTCGCTCAATGAGTGCTTaataaagttttgattttatatccAGTCAACTGCTAAAAGTTATAGGCAAGCTGGGAAGTACCCTGCATGTGCTCTAATCCAAACCCAAGAGAAACTAGTAAACacataaagtaaaaggaaaggaatatgTTTGGTAATTTTGTGTAGGGTCACAATTAGCAGGAGTTTATTTTTCCGAAGGCCTGCTCTAGAAATGCTAtcataaaaatccattttcatttcatttttcaagttgTACGTGAAGCCAGTGTTGGGTTGATGTAGTCTGCTGTAAGATAATGGAGTTGTTAACgacagttaattttatttttgcctccATCATGCTATACCCTGTTGTAGGCTGATCAGTGTAATTGCCAAGGATATAAAATAGTAAGACTTTGTCTATCATGGAAAAGCCAGAATCTTGTATGTTAATTGGTTCAAGTTTGGAGCTCCACACCAGTCCTCCCTCATCCTGTAATGCTTTCCAGGGTGGGGTACGGATGGTTTAATCCAAGCCAACAAACCATTAATGATAGAATATGTATCTTAGGAAAATTGCATTATCCCAACTACATGGACAAAGTAAATCTGTTGGTattgttttcatattcttttgtgACAAACAATAGATAGTTCtgattattttcatatgtacTACTGTAATTCATACTTTGAAGTTGTCTTAGTTATGTTCACCTTGGATATCCCACCTAATATTACACATGAACATGGATGCTCATGCTTAATGCTGTGATGGATCGTGGCTTTAACTTTGGTAAATGTGTCAGCTTGAAGAATTTCCTTACATTGTTTTACAATGCATCTTCTGTTGAAGGTATCATTGTTTGTTTGTCCTTGTCTTCTATAGATTTTTTAATTGTGTATGTGTTGCCTATTATTTTAAGTTTGGGAAAGGCATTCTTCTGGGAGGTTTTTGCTGGAATCAAGCACAATTATTGACATGCTCAGTAGATACTTTGCCATGCTTGTAGTGAAACATGATTATCTTGAAGATTAAACATGAAAAGGTCCAATTATTATGCTCCCCAGGAAGACAAAGACATGTGTTTTCCTTACTCAGGATAACTAATTATTTTACGTTCATCAGGTTCGGGTGGCTATGTAtctgaaggagaagaaaaagttgTTCGGGCCCCAGGTCTTGGTCGCATCACTGGGTCAGCCTCCATAGAAACTTTAGTCAGAGTGGGCCTTGAAAAAGAAGCGGGTCTCTCTCCAGATAGTAAGATGGTGGTGCTTCATGACTTCACCCCCTGTGTAGATGATGAACTTGAAGTTAAGAGGGGAAATGTAAGTATAGTACTGTATTAGTCAGTTTCTTTatacttttcaaacttttttctatTATTAGTTAATTTTGTTGTAGGTACATGAAACTGGAGATTATTTGTGACGGTATTATGGCGTACCtttattatttcaagattttaattttaacccTTTCATTTGGTGAACCTttccaaaaaaaagttaagtataccttagttttaccagaccattgagctgattaacagctctcctagggctggcccgaaggattagacttatttaacgtggctaagaaccaactggttacttagcaacgggacctacggcttattgtggaatccaaaccacattatagcgagaaatgaatttctatcaccagaaataaattcctctaactcttcattagccgtctggagagtcgaactctggcctaacgagtgctaggccacaactctgctgactcgcccaacgaagagctgtgaACCTTTCCAAGTCATTCTGGTGatagtttattttgaaaaagaatagaTTTAATTTGCATTGATATGTGCTAAAAATTGTTCTGTGGTTGTTAGAAATTGCCAGGATTAACACAACAGAGCATCATGAAGGACTCTGGTTTTGGATTCTGGATGAGACATAGGTGGCCCAAAGGATTAACAGCCATTTGCCCATACATATAGATGTTTTGTGGCTGAGTGTATTTAAGAGACAGTTAAAATCAACTTATTAGTCCTTTATTAAAGAACCTATACAATTCATAAAAGTATGTGTCCAAAGGGGATTAAACTagcgttttaatatttttagtctCGGTTTTGCATTGCATTTCAAGCTGGTGTTCCTGTGATGTATCTTTGTGTGCTGATGGCACTGCTACCTGCTTCTGAAGGTTGGCATTTCTGGTTCAgactttgttttgcttttattaaataAGACTTTCGAAGAAGATTTGAATAATTCAGAAGAAACTGTGTTGTATTTCGAAAGTACTGTACTCAGATTAGGTCGGATAGTATTTGCCCATTGGTTCTCATATCTACAATATTGACAAAACTGTCAAAAAGTCAGAAATGACATTAGTGAGAACAAGGGTTGTGAGTGATTTAAAGGTTGCTTATGAGTGGCACAGGCAAGGGACAAGTTATTGCACTGTTGCACAGTGTTCTAGATCCCTAAGACCCCTTCCCACTCAAGTTAGGGCCAGGGAGAACCCAGTAGTGGCTGACGACTCAGCAGGAAGCCTGATGGGCCCACCTAATCTCCCACCTCTATCTTGTATGGACAGTGCAGTGCAATAATGTTGCAAGTGAAGGCATTCAACCCATGAGCTAGGCATGAACTCGGGACCATCACTTTTAAGTCCATGCAAAACCAACTTAGCTATCATGACCCTGGTTGGTTGAGGATAGTGATGATCCTCATGTCCAGCAAGCAGATTCAAGCTCTTGCTGTTTGTGCACAGAATATTTATGATGACAGTCAAGATGACACTCTTATTCTTGTTATGCCCAGGTTTAGCACATTCTTGGAAGCTCACAATATCCTCACCAACTGCTGACTGTCATAACTGTGACAAGGTCTGATTTAGTAATGTCTTAATCAACTTGACTTGTAATGCAAAGACCACTGTTGTCAGGCTTCAGCAGCAGCAGTCCTTTCAGAATGGGGTCACTCCCCCAAAGCATTCATATTCATTGCTGTTAGCTTATTTAGTAGCTCCATCTACTGCATCAGAATTGCATGACACTACTGTCAGGCTTCAGTAGCAACAATCCCTTCAGAATGGGGTTGATGATTTCTTCAGGGTCACTACCTTGCAACATTCGCTTTTATTACCATCAGCTTATTCAGTAGCCCCATGTACTGCATCAGAATTGGATGCCAGTGCATCCTGCCATCATTGTTCTAGTGTCAGACCCCTCTCCCTCCTTGATGGTGGCACCTGAGTTGGACATCTTGCTTGGGAAAAAACCCAAGTCAGATACTATTTTTGGgttatatacaccatatatattcatgtatcatgcgacttttgaagacctaattttgaagctaattttaagggggttgcATCATACACGATATAACATTAACTCATGTAATATTTACACATCggtatcgtattataaaatacaaacataacaaatacagtacagtattcatctttcccatggatcttttaaaaagttatgctttacttcactgtatccaataatattgtatgtacgtacagtagtctcatattactattgtattataaaatacaaacatagtgATCATGTGCCATTTGCTTTGTTTAGGTTTTCGTGGAACAACGATACCGTTCAGGAATTTTTGTTCAGGCATCAGTTTCTGTTTAAAGATAACCTTGGGGGAAAGTTTTGTCCCATCTGCCATAGGCCTACacatgaaaacaacagtaaaatgtgttctttcatgcccagtagttttgattaaaacatctttctctccaattttatttacagtcgagtttaATGGCTTATTGAAGTTTaggggagtttcatccatgttgccaatgcataataatttatagtcattagcagcttgaacattgtttgttttctcagcttcatctACAACTTGCAGGTCAAGTTTAGAACTTAaataactagaagatgggataaagagatggggGAAAAGAGGTTAGTATATTGTAATTCggtctctcaaaaaaggaccTCCCATGATACATGAGATacacagtaaaataattttttatgggtgaaaattcgGGGGTCGCACGATATGCGAGATTACGTGTTACACGAGTATATACGGTAACTGCTGAGTCCATCACACTTTGCACGCCTACAGCTGCCAGTGCTGACATAGTGCCACAGTCAAGGACTGAGGTGTAGTGCCTCTTCTGTTACCACTAGGTCACATGGAAACAACCTTCTACAGTAGATCAGTTAGATGTCTGATCTGGTAAATGTCAGAATGATTTCCTAAGGCTCCTTACTGAAAGACATTTGAATgagaaagtaaaggagaaaactgtgttgttttcattcttcaatttaattttgaatatttatagcaatcactatacagtacagtattttactatttttgtcaAAATGATCTCGTAGTTGTCTGCACAACTCAAAAGATAACACTACTACAGTGGTGCACTGTACAACTGTGATTATGAGTAAGAGAGATAGAAAGCATGCATGGTGTACATTGCAGTTGTTATTGCAACTGTTGTATtgaatacagtataataattatgCTCTTTTGCTGGAGTATACCAGTGatattatatactgtaccatATAATAAAGTATACACTACTGTATAGGCACTGTAAGTGTGCATTCACAATTATAAAAGCTCTCATGATATGAGTATATCAGTTATATTCTAGcatataatacaatatacagcactgtatggacactgtatatacagtacaactaCAAAAACATGCAGTTTTTCATTGATCCTTGCCTACATATGTAATGAATGTACAGCATCTGCTCCTGATGAGTCCAGGTGAACTTTTCCCTCATTAGCCTATTTCCTTAGGATGCAGTATTGCATGGTGGAATTGTAAGGTACAGTACCATAACAATTATGGTTGCCTAATACTTAATCCTTTGTATGATGTAGCAGGCTACCTTGTTGCCCAACTTCTGTAACTTGGGttctaattttacttttcatttgaaaacaaatCCCATATTCAAGTCCTTTACTTCATAGTTGTAAGGCTGAAATTCAAAGTATCTAATTACATTGCTACCCATTTTGCCTCCCTTTACAAGTCATTGTAAAAATAGCTTCGttaatactgtactgtgtgtATCTTTAAAGTACTGAATTGAATTTAGCAgttggaaaatatattaaatacttttaactttatttcatcatcatccatattcattattctttgtacTGACAGAAGTGATCCTTCAATCATTGAAAGAACTGTTGTggtatttttccatttcaggttGTAAATGTATTGTACCAAGAGAATGACTGGGTATATGTCATTGCAGAGCATGGTCAGCAAGAAGGCTTCATCCCGCATTCTTACTGTGCACCTTTTGGTTCACAATTAGGGGAGCTTACCATTAATCATAAAGTGAGTATAGTACTACAGTGTTTGTCAATTTGTTTTGAATCAGTAAGACCCTTTACTATATTTTCCCATTAACTTGGAATGTTAGTGCATTTGTTGGTTATTAAACATTGTGCATTTGCTTTCCATCCAGTTAAATAGTACATGATATAAAGTCATAGTTTTAAAACTGATGATGGTCATATGTACTGTAGATTTGAGCTCAGTAGTAGTGGTGTAAACGTAAGTCCCCTTTGTATGGAAAAAAGGCTCTTGTTTCTCTGAAACACAATATCACATTTTCAGTAGGCTTTAATTAAGCTAGATTAGAGTATAAATGAGTATAAAGCAAAATACAGTGCCActgattttcagaaaaaaatgccTCGAGACCACAATTCTACAGATGGTGGAGGTGGAGGACTCGACACAGATCACAACACAACTATAGGCACTATCAACTCAGGTGGAACAGGTGAGTGGATGAACTATTTTCTGTGTTTTAAGATATGCCATGGATGTATTGCTGacagaaagattttttaaaatatttggttTTTAAGGCCTGGAGCATTTTTCCTTTAGTGAAAAATTTGAATACAATTTAAGTAAAGCTAGGTGgccaaggaaaatatttttaaaatcttttgtaaacTTTAAGGGAtcaacttttaacaattaatgtattgaaattcatcttcatatttatttagtctTGTGTGAACGACCAAAAGAGCCCAGGTTTTTTTTAAGTAGGATTTTTTAACATATGGTAGAATGGATGTgctataatttccttttatttatatagttaaagaaaaaaaatctgttagaATCTGCACTCACAGAAGTATAGGTCAATAAGTTAATCAtggtcatagtttttttttcaagatgttgctattagattattttcaagatgttGAGAGGAGACTCATTCAGGCTTAGGAAGAAATATTAACCTTTACAGGaagggctgaaatatatattaagcacaccgaTATACCGAGCAAAcgttaaggttggccaatttaagaaaaaaaacacatcaatggaaagaggaagatttgCAAATGCACgtggtgtaagaaaaaatttataaaaaattttctgtacctgcCACAGAAAGTTGAAGGTGAATATTTCCAACcatgtgtggggcctcttttccaagacactcataaaaatatgctaattttaccaagtgtatacatgttttttctaattttattttataaaattataattacagcccacacaatatcataacagataagagctaaaatcagtaacaaattctaagtatatttattgtaaaatatttatgagatgtactgagatggggagatgcagtaccttgTTGTGAGGTATAaatgttttatctattatttctttgcattttacttttgcaaaattacaatgaTAGTTGatatactatcataaaagataagaaccaAAATCAACAGCAATCCTTGGGTAtgtttataagcaaataaataaaaagacgacCTGGGATAGGGATGTGCAGTACCTTTCCCCCCATGAAATCCCAAGTCACACTGATCCACCTCTATCCTTTACCGAGATATACTAGAGTTGCcatcatttatggcccattgaagtgatatgaaaATTTTCCTTGCAAAATTCGTTGAAACCGTATGGTGCGAAAAATTGATTCTCACCTGAGACAGTCCACTCCTCACTCTACCTAGAGCTGTTATTATACCTCAAATGATCATGTCCATCCAGTAAGGGTTAATGAGTATTGTTGCTTTaatgttaatataatatttttcacccAACGGATGTTTTAGCTGATTTTGTTTACGAGCTGTTTTATAGTAGTTGTTGTTCAGTGAATGATAGCTTTGTACTATTTCTTGtgtgatttaaaatgaaatatctgaaaaatgtgTTCAGGTATTTTACTATTTCCTTTGTGATTTATATAGATAATCCAGGATTAGTTGGTTCAGATAACGAAAGTTACGGCGGAAAGCTTATTAGTGTACCACCTAATCGAACTCCTGATTCTTCAGTTCAAAGTGGCTCTGCAACTCCTGACATTCATCCGTTTTTCAAAGTGAGTAGAATGgtgtttcttcttctctccctcttaaTGTTTGCTCTgaattgtgaatttttcttttgtctttcataaTGTTTGCCCTACATTGTGCATATGGTTACTGGTAtatgtttttagaaaacatataGCATTGATAAAtgctttcattttgattttgaacTTCTATTTTTCAACCAAGGACCCGGCGGGGAAGGTATATTGTTTTGTATACTTTCATTGCGAGAGATGAAAATGATGTCAGCGTAGAAAGAGGAGAGTTTGTTACAGTTCTTAATAGAGAGGATCCAGATTGGTACTGGATTTTAAGATCAGATGGTCAAGAAGGATTTGTCCCATCTGGCTTTGTTTATCCTGCTGATGTGATTCAAGGTAAGCAGATTAAAGCATTGCTGTACGTTTGAAATGGGAAGTAACTGAGTAATGTACTAACAGGGGGTGTATTTAATATGCCCTTTATGGGTAGATTCCCTCAGGTGAAATTTGCATGACAAATGTTACAGTCAGCACATTTTAGTAGACTTTGTTGAAAGAAGCACTAATTTATTGCATGGTAGATTCATGTATGAATTGCTAGGTTAAGTTAGCCACATAGAATAATGCACTTTTTATAACAAATTCAAAGATTTTATGACTTGTTTGTAAGTGTAGACTGACTGAAGttttaaattttgaagtaatAAAAATTGTAGACTTATGCATGACATTTAAAAATTTCCAGCAAAAACCTAAATCTCGTAACCCTTCCATTCTGGACAAATGGTAGAGGCTTGAAGTTGTAACAGACAATTCTTAAAGCAGAGgtacttctttttttcattatgtctAAGAACATTTCATGTAGCATAAAGCACTTGTCTAGAAGAGGATCATGTACAGTTTTTAAAGTCATATTTGACTAAAAAGATGTGTATTGTCTGTCTGTAAAGGAATTTTGACTTGTCTGTTACTGAAAAATACAGATTTGATCTTTGTATCACAGtaagcacatttttatttttacaaatgttttcagATCACTTAGAGCAAGGTGGTGCTACTACTGGGGCAGGGGGCGTTGGAGTGATGGGAGGATCGTTACATGGCAATTTGGGTAGTATGGGTGGTCATCAGCTAGGATATGGCGCCTCTCAGCATCATGGCAACCCTGGGAATAGTGATGATTTGCGGTTCCATGGCTCAGAATTAGTAATGCTTTATGACTACAAGGTACTTCTTTACAATAACAAATGAACTATGAAGGTTTAAAACTGTGAGTATGTTATAATGCTTTGAGTATATAaatcttgtatatatactgtactgtattatagtTTTAATAGAGAATAATGAAtctttattaaactttttatcaTCAGGCCCAGGCTCCTGATGACTTGTCAGTTCGTCGAGGGGATTGGATTTATGCAGACCTCAATAACCAGACTGTTGATGGTTGGTTGTGGGCATATGCTCCCAAAACTCGCAAATATGGCTTCATACCGAAGGCTTATGCCCGACCTCCTGCCATGACCTCTCTATAGAAGAAGATTGTACAAAGTCATTTTATAGCAATGAATGTAAGTACagcaagaataataatagtattttgttaatgtaaatgGGTGTAGTAATATTTTATGTCTACAGCGTAAGAGGTAGTGCCTATTTTGATTGAACATGACTTATTGTGTTTATGGTGTCTGCCATAATGCATTTTTGTTCCTGGCAGGAACCTTGCTGTTTATCTGACAACTCTTTATTCTGCTTAGTAAGAAATCTGTAATGGTGCCTCTGAAAGCACTGGAACTCCATGTGACTGTCTCTACTGTTATGTCATCTTCTGATTGTCTCTACTGTTATGTCATCTTCAGAATGTCAGAAGATCTTCTTCTACTGCCAAGATGTGGAGGCTGTGTTCCTTATATGGCTATGCCCAAAGACCTTAAGTTGTTTGTGCTGGCTCTCCAATCTCTCAGTAACTTATTTGTGTTCAGGGCACTTGGAACTGGTGGTAATAAGAATACCTGTTCTTTTCCTCCAAACCAAATCAGATTTTCCTTGTCAAACTTCAAACTACCTGTTGCTCTCTGGTATCATTAttgtttctgatcattttttgGACCTGATCATTTTGttgccgaaccggttgagctcaGACTGACctgatggaccggagttcaagccctgatgaagagttagaggaatgtattttggtgatagaaattgccCTCCTTGATTCCACAggtgttgctaagtaaccagcgTAAAattagagctgttaatcagctcagtggtctggtaaaacataTGTCTTTTTGTGCATAGCCCTCTTCATGTGCCCTCCTTGCATGACCAGCTTATTCAGCAGTGCCATATGTCTCAGAAGTGACTACCACAGCACTGTGGTGTTTGCATCCTCAGGAATCAGTTTGACATGTCTCAAATGCTCTATCCCCAATCTCAGGAGCTGTTCATTGATGTTGTAAATTTTCTGATGTTTTGTTCTCACTAGGATGACTTTagggaaaaaaattcattgttGGACTATCAACTGTTTCAGTTCTGAACTTACTCTCAAGTGATGTGAAAATTGATCAGTTGTCAAGATACCAACCTAGTCTCATGCCCTTTTGAGACTAACTTAGACTCCATCACCAGCAAATACTAAAGAGGCTATGGAAAAGTCAGAGCAAATGGACAAGAGTCACTAACATTCCTTTACACAGTACTTTCAATTTTTTGTGGTGGTGTTGGATGAATTTATCAGGTTATTGATGACCAGATATTACCATCCCATTGTATATTATTACCGAGTCCTTGTCCCTTAAAAGGGGTCTGTCTCTTAAACTTGGGCTGGTTTAGGTTGATCAATGGTCTGCAGCCTCCTGTTGCCTTGGGTACTACAACAGTCTTGTAGTAGCCATTGACATATCTTAAGTTCTCACTATTGTAGCTTTCATTAATGCATTTGTTTGGGTTTTGCCTTATGCTGtgaatttctttgacattttcttGTAGTCTTTAGGGTTATCAGGGATTATAATGTTTAGGGGTATACAGTGGAATATTGTATTACAGTATTCATGTTTAATGCAAAGTATCCATTTTGGTGGCTTTCCACATTTCTAGGCTGTGGCAATAACTTAGAGAAgattggaaatttttttattaaaatttaactgCCAGGAATTTAGTTAGAAAATATtcacatgtatttttaattttttagggctctagaatatgaaaataattcatatgtatTTGCCTTGTGTTAGGGCTCTAGAACAGGAAGTTATTGGAATTTTTATGGGTAGGTATGAACACTGTATTTATGGTTCAGTTCCTAATGCTATCTGTTTATTGTACTTGGATGCCATTCAACTAAACTTCATGCTAGAGATGGACATTTATTCCCTCCTGGTTATTGACTGTCACAGTcacattatttccttttatcgaCTTGCAAAGGCTCCAGCAGTTGTTATAACTTTATCAAGTAATATTACAGTAATTGTGATATTTGAAAGTGTGCCTATTACAGCCATGGAAGTGCTTATTGCTTTAGTAATTTGATAATGACTTCCAACACAAATCAGGGACCATCGATGTGCATGCTCATTTGTTTAGATTGAATATGTACCCCATGACACTGCATTTGGGAAGGTACAGGTAATTATTAATTGATGATTAACTAAGTTATACAAAAGGTGTAGCAGTTTTGATTgttgattttaagaaatatatatttttgttggattttgtatgtatgtcttgatgtttatatatctattcaCTTGACTTTTTTCTGCTTTCAGGTAGGTTAGATTGCATATAACCAGTGTGAGATATATGGATGTTAGTGGAGCGTGTTGTCAAGAGATGATGCTCACAAGGTGAACACATGGATAGCATATCGCCATCCCAAAATGTATAATACTTTTGGTCTTGCAATTTACAGGACAGTGATATTTGAAGGTACAGTAACTAGATTTGATATGGAGACTGCTCCACAGAATAGTAGTATTTATAGAAATACTTTATTTTAGTACTGTACTTGTATTTCTTGTGCTCTGCTGTGCTAAGGGCTCAAATAACTGTAGGTTTTAAACAGTGTCAAAATTTACCAGAAACACTTGAGTATCTCATGATGTCCATCTTAGTGATGTCTTTTGTAGCTATACTCTGTAAGtgattgttgtttttttaatttgtaggttattgattttgtagattttatttttgtagtgttTGTGGCTCTTCAGTTAAATAAGTGACTATTAATTTATTAGCAGAATTCCCACCAAGTGCCAAATATTCACTATGCATCAAGTGGTTGATTGTGCTGGAGTATGTGTATATTGCTTTACAAGGTTGTATGTAGTTGTTACTGTAACccattaatgttattatgtacagtacatattgttATCACTGAACATTTTAAAGTATTCTAGTACCACTTTGGCTGTATTGTGGCACAGATGATATtactattttgtattttgattgtgcAGAATAACAGTCTATATTTGTAAGTAGTTTTAACTTATGTGGTTGAgacctttatgtatatatgaaatgttcCAC from Macrobrachium rosenbergii isolate ZJJX-2024 chromosome 51, ASM4041242v1, whole genome shotgun sequence encodes:
- the LOC136833160 gene encoding LOW QUALITY PROTEIN: SH3 domain-containing protein Dlish-like (The sequence of the model RefSeq protein was modified relative to this genomic sequence to represent the inferred CDS: deleted 1 base in 1 codon), which codes for MAFLCPVRIRRNKKKKGSGGYVSEGEEKVVRAPGLGRITGSASIETLVRVGLEKEAGLSPDSKMVVLHDFTPCVDDELEVKRGNVVNVLYQENDWVYVIAEHGQQEGFIPHSYCAPFGSQLGELTINHKKKMPRDHNSTDGGGGGLDTDHNTTIGTINSGGTDNPGLVGSDNESYGGKLISVPPNRTPDSSVQSGSATPDIHPFFKDPAGRYIVLYTFIARDENDVSVERGEFVTVLNREDPDWYWILRSDGQEGFVPSGFVYPADVIQDHLEQGGATTGAGGVGVMGGSLHGNLGSMGGHQLGYGASQHHGNPGNSDDLRFHGSELVMLYDYKAQAPDDLSVRRGDWIYADLNNQTVDGWLWAYAPKTRKYGFIPKAYARPPAMTSL